A window from Sus scrofa isolate TJ Tabasco breed Duroc chromosome 2, Sscrofa11.1, whole genome shotgun sequence encodes these proteins:
- the CAMK2A gene encoding calcium/calmodulin-dependent protein kinase type II subunit alpha isoform X7 encodes MVGKWHLGFYRKECLPTRRGFDTFLGSLTGNVDYYTYDNCDGPGVCGFDLHEGESVAWGLSGQYSTLLYAQRVSRILAGHSPRRPLFLYVAFQAVHTPLQSPREYLYRYRGMGNVARRKYAAMVTCMDEAVRNITGALKRYGFYNNSVIIFSSDNGGQTFSGGSNWPLRGRKGTYWEGGVRGLGFVHSPLLKRTRRTSRALLHITDWYPTLVGLAGGTASAADGLDGYDVWPAISEGRASPRTEILHNIDPLYNHARHGSLEGGFGIWNTAVQAAIRVGEWKLLTGDPGYGDWIPPQTLAAFPGSWWNLERMASARQAVWLFNISADPYEREDLAGQRPDVVRALLARLVDYNRTAIPVRYPAENPRAHPDFNGGAWGPWASDEDEDEEEGAGRARSLSRGRRKKKCKICKLRSFFRKLNTRLMSQRI; translated from the coding sequence ATGGTGGGCAAGTGGCACCTGGGCTTCTACCGGAAGGAGTGCCTGCCCACGCGCCGGGGCTTCGACACCTTCCTGGGCTCCCTCACCGGCAACGTGGACTACTACACCTACGACAACTGCGACGGCCCGGGGGTGTGCGGCTTCGACCTGCACGAGGGCGAGAGCGTGGCCTGGGGGCTCAGCGGCCAGTACTCCACCCTGCTCTATGCCCAGCGCGTCAGCCGCATCCTAGCCGGCCACAGCCCCCGGCGGCCGCTCTTCCTCTACGTGGCCTTCCAGGCCGTGCACACGCCCCTGCAGTCCCCGCGCGAGTACCTGTACCGCTACCGCGGCATGGGCAACGTGGCGCGGCGCAAGTACGCGGCCATGGTCACCTGCATGGACGAGGCCGTGCGCAACATCACGGGCGCCCTCAAGCGCTACGGCTTCTACAACAACAGCGTCATCATCTTCTCCAGTGACAACGGGGGCCAGACCTTCTCGGGGGGCAGCAACTGGCCGCTGCGAGGGCGCAAGGGCACCTACTGGGAAGGGGGCGTGCGGGGCCTGGGCTTCGTGCACAGCCCCCTGCTCAAGCGCACGCGACGGACCAGCCGCGCACTGCTGCACATCACCGACTGGTACCCGACCCTGGTGGGCCTGGCAGGCGGCACTGCCTCGGCGGCCGACGGGCTGGACGGCTATGACGTGTGGCCCGCCATCAGCGAGGGCCGGGCCTCGCCACGCACGGAGATCCTGCACAACATCGACCCCCTCTACAACCACGCCCGGCACGGCTCCCTGGAGGGCGGCTTCGGCATCTGGAACACTGCCGTGCAGGCCGCCATCCGAGTGGGCGAGTGGAAGCTGCTGACCGGAGACCCCGGCTACGGGGACTGGATCCCGCCGCAGACGCTGGCCGCCTTCCCCGGCAGCTGGTGGAACCTGGAGCGGATGGCCAGCGCCCGCCAGGCCGTGTGGCTCTTCAACATCAGCGCCGACCCCTACGAACGGGAGGACCTCGCGGGCCAGCGGCCGGATGTGGTCCGGGCCCTGCTGGCCCGCCTGGTGGACTATAACCGCACTGCCATCCCTGTCCGCTACCCGGCTGAGAACCCCCGGGCCCATCCGGACTTTAACGGGGGCGCCTGGGGGCCCTGGGCCAGCGACGAGGACGAAGACGAAGAGGAGGGGGCGGGCAGGGCGCGGAGCCTCTCCCGGGGGCGCCGCAAGAAAAAATGCAAGATTTGCAAGCTGCGATCCTTTTTTCGTAAACTCAACACCAGACTGATGTCCCAGCGGATctga